From Heliomicrobium gestii, one genomic window encodes:
- a CDS encoding matrixin family metalloprotease — MIKFSIKKALLGVALTVFCMGITGVAFAYNLMGYVWSNPKGLGYYFASGTPSDIQTAASEGANAWNNASSLIYIGAGGSKNVYIKTVSQSGSAFSGMTDLKLGWDSKISSAAITINTAAISNYTSLEKKGTLAHEIGHAFGLGESGDLWALMYPYDSERIYRGTYVPRDDDKQGIDAMY, encoded by the coding sequence TTGATTAAATTCTCTATTAAAAAAGCTTTGTTAGGAGTTGCACTGACTGTTTTTTGTATGGGTATAACTGGTGTCGCTTTTGCTTACAATTTGATGGGTTATGTGTGGTCTAATCCCAAAGGTCTTGGGTATTACTTCGCATCAGGAACTCCTTCGGATATTCAGACTGCCGCTAGTGAAGGGGCAAACGCATGGAATAATGCGTCAAGCCTCATTTATATTGGCGCCGGTGGATCCAAAAATGTGTATATCAAAACGGTGTCACAATCAGGTAGTGCCTTCAGTGGAATGACTGATCTGAAATTAGGCTGGGATAGCAAAATCAGTAGTGCTGCAATTACTATTAACACTGCTGCAATAAGCAATTACACTAGTCTAGAGAAAAAAGGAACACTTGCTCATGAGATAGGTCATGCTTTCGGACTAGGGGAATCAGGAGATCTTTGGGCTTTGATGTATCCCTATGATTCAGAAAGAATTTATAGAGGGACTTATGTTCCTAGAGATGATGACAAACAAGGTATTGACGCAATGTATTAA
- the adhE gene encoding bifunctional acetaldehyde-CoA/alcohol dehydrogenase, with protein MLGADNGAAHGASPAPDVTQAIDRLVNQAQAALNRFLELNQDQVDAIVHAMAMAGLEQRMPLAKMAVEETHRGVYEDKIIKNTFATESVYHSIKYHQTVGVIGVNEFDDYEEVAEPVGVIAALTPVTNPTSTTMFKALIAMKTRNPVIFAFHPGAQRSSAAAAQVVYEAAVRAGAPEHCIQWVERPSIDATNLLMRHPGVNLILATGGASMVLAAYSCGKPALGVGPGNVPCFIEKTANLRRAVTDLIMSKTFDNGMICASEQAVIVDRAIAGDFESYMSEHKCYFLNDDEKARLEGIVVNEEKCAVNADIVGQPAARIAEMAGFSVPPDTKILLARLEGVGPQYPLSREKLSPVLAYYIVDGAEEGIDRAEEMVRFGGMGHSAVIHSEDPAVIDAFSRRIKAGRLIVNSPASQGAIGEIYNANMPSLTLGCGTFGGNSTSANVSVVNLINKKRVARRREKMQWFKIPERIYFQFGAVAYLEKMPEIHRAFIVTDPVMVQQGYVDRVLHYLRNRSIYVHSEIFAEVEPDPSVETVMRGCRMMNDFKPDVIIALGGGSVMDAAKGMWLFYEHPETDFSLLRLRFMDIRKRLYKFPKLGSKARLVAIPTTSGTGSEVTSFAVISDKERNIKYPLADYELTPDVAIIDPDFVMTVPPGVTADTGMDVLTHAIEAYVSVLASDYTDALAIKAIQIVFEYLPRAFHNGNDKQAREKMHNASCIAGMAFTNAFLGVNHAIAHQLGGVFHIPHGRANAILLPYTIAFNAIRPTKFTSFPNYESYVADRRYAEIARMVGLPARTVEEGVQSLIEAVRHLMQKLRMPLTLAELGIERNRFMSLLPELAERAFDDQTTTANPRMPLMTELQQILMNAYGG; from the coding sequence ATGCTAGGCGCAGATAACGGCGCCGCCCACGGGGCTTCCCCCGCCCCCGACGTCACCCAAGCGATTGACAGACTGGTGAATCAGGCCCAAGCGGCCTTGAACCGTTTTCTTGAACTCAACCAGGACCAGGTGGACGCCATCGTCCACGCCATGGCCATGGCCGGCCTGGAACAGCGTATGCCCCTGGCCAAGATGGCCGTCGAGGAGACGCACCGCGGCGTCTATGAAGACAAGATCATCAAAAACACCTTTGCCACCGAATCGGTCTACCACAGCATCAAGTACCACCAGACGGTGGGCGTCATCGGCGTCAACGAGTTTGACGACTATGAGGAGGTGGCCGAGCCGGTCGGCGTCATCGCCGCGTTGACGCCGGTCACCAACCCCACCTCGACGACGATGTTCAAAGCGCTCATCGCCATGAAAACGCGCAACCCCGTCATCTTCGCCTTCCACCCCGGCGCCCAGCGCTCCAGCGCCGCCGCCGCCCAGGTGGTCTATGAGGCCGCCGTCCGGGCTGGCGCGCCGGAACACTGCATCCAGTGGGTCGAGCGACCTTCCATCGACGCGACCAACCTGCTGATGCGCCACCCCGGCGTCAACCTGATCCTGGCCACCGGCGGGGCCAGCATGGTCCTCGCCGCCTACAGTTGCGGCAAGCCGGCCCTCGGCGTCGGGCCGGGAAATGTGCCCTGTTTTATCGAAAAGACGGCCAACCTGCGCCGCGCCGTCACCGACCTGATCATGTCAAAGACCTTCGACAACGGCATGATCTGCGCCTCCGAACAGGCCGTCATCGTCGACCGGGCCATCGCCGGCGACTTTGAAAGCTACATGAGCGAACACAAGTGCTACTTCCTCAACGACGACGAAAAGGCCCGCCTGGAGGGCATCGTCGTCAATGAAGAAAAGTGCGCCGTCAACGCCGACATCGTCGGCCAGCCGGCGGCCCGCATCGCCGAGATGGCCGGCTTCTCCGTGCCGCCGGACACGAAGATCCTGCTGGCCCGCTTAGAGGGCGTCGGCCCCCAGTACCCCCTCTCGCGGGAAAAACTCAGCCCTGTCCTCGCCTACTACATCGTCGACGGCGCCGAGGAAGGCATCGACCGGGCCGAGGAGATGGTCCGTTTCGGCGGCATGGGCCACTCGGCCGTCATTCACTCGGAAGACCCGGCGGTGATCGACGCCTTTTCCCGCCGCATCAAGGCGGGACGGCTGATCGTCAACTCCCCGGCCAGCCAGGGCGCCATCGGCGAGATCTACAACGCCAACATGCCCTCGCTGACCCTGGGCTGCGGCACCTTCGGCGGCAACTCCACCTCGGCCAACGTGTCAGTGGTCAACCTGATCAACAAAAAACGGGTGGCGAGGCGGCGAGAAAAGATGCAGTGGTTCAAAATCCCCGAGCGGATTTATTTCCAATTCGGCGCCGTGGCCTACCTGGAGAAGATGCCTGAAATCCACCGCGCCTTCATCGTCACCGACCCGGTCATGGTGCAGCAGGGCTATGTCGACCGGGTCCTCCACTACCTGCGCAACCGTTCCATCTACGTCCACAGCGAGATCTTCGCCGAGGTGGAGCCCGATCCGTCGGTCGAGACGGTCATGCGCGGCTGCCGCATGATGAATGACTTCAAACCGGACGTGATCATCGCCCTCGGCGGCGGTTCGGTCATGGACGCCGCCAAGGGGATGTGGCTCTTCTATGAACACCCGGAGACCGACTTCTCCCTCCTCCGGTTGCGTTTCATGGACATCCGCAAGCGCCTCTACAAGTTCCCCAAGCTGGGATCGAAGGCGCGGCTCGTCGCCATCCCGACCACCTCGGGCACCGGATCAGAGGTCACCTCCTTCGCCGTCATCAGCGACAAGGAACGGAACATCAAGTACCCCCTGGCCGACTACGAACTGACGCCCGACGTGGCCATCATCGATCCCGATTTTGTCATGACCGTCCCACCGGGCGTGACAGCCGATACCGGCATGGACGTGCTGACCCACGCCATCGAGGCCTATGTGTCCGTCCTCGCCTCGGACTACACGGACGCCCTGGCGATCAAGGCGATCCAGATCGTCTTCGAGTACCTGCCGCGGGCCTTCCACAACGGCAACGACAAACAGGCCCGGGAGAAGATGCACAACGCCTCCTGCATCGCCGGCATGGCCTTCACCAACGCCTTTCTCGGCGTCAACCACGCCATCGCCCACCAGTTGGGCGGCGTCTTCCACATCCCCCACGGCCGGGCCAACGCCATCTTGCTCCCCTACACGATCGCCTTCAACGCCATCCGGCCGACGAAGTTCACGTCCTTCCCCAACTACGAGTCCTATGTGGCTGACCGGCGCTACGCCGAGATCGCCCGCATGGTCGGCTTGCCGGCCCGCACCGTCGAAGAGGGCGTCCAGTCGCTCATCGAGGCTGTTCGCCATCTCATGCAGAAACTGCGCATGCCCCTCACCCTGGCCGAACTCGGCATCGAGCGGAACCGGTTCATGAGCCTGTTGCCGGAACTGGCGGAGCGGGCCTTTGACGACCAGACGACGACGGCGAACCCAAGGATGCCGTTGATGACGGAGTTGCAGCAGATTTTGATGAATGCTTACGGCGGGTAG
- a CDS encoding ATP-binding protein, with the protein MDTTNHLVIEFRSPSALASIGLRRQFSHVAKSDNGGYRACFSADDKDHAPLCEFWKKARQWPITAITAAGKAISPEQLDKIITCLEQRLKVRDAGFYCDGRSVGMTARDEQALFFPGCRFLIVDDVDWSEPDGPRWYRHGEVDGDGVFHTDKGAVHTMVEQLAASSGCVACPALDWQRVNLRVASLPDGINPRKDGDWEYRFDDAGTTVTGIVRTPLGRAGHGRFDMDTSMTSVRVDESRSLTRTASSPSGKPKVADDFGGASSAALSGASSGPSSSHPPVSHPLDGSMEDFFRPVKPGKVTYADVGGLKEELRLLREAVELPLRYPDLVRTLNITPPKGVLLYGPPGCGKTLLAQAVANEVEATFFAVKGPEFLSSLHGQSEKRLRELFAQAEQKAPSIIFFDEIDAFALDRSRTTTSFEATLVAQFLSLMDGFDRRAQVVVIATTNRLDVLDKALLRPGRFDYRVRVTVPTLEDRLQIFKLHTAKMPLEGTVDINDLAEKTQGFTGADIAALCAKAALMAVARALGPDMDRWPASLSSDFTSAIRITGEDFAVALTQVRASVDKDDSGDSIA; encoded by the coding sequence ATGGATACAACAAATCATCTCGTGATCGAATTTCGCTCCCCTTCTGCCCTGGCCTCGATCGGCCTGCGGCGACAGTTTTCCCATGTCGCCAAATCAGACAACGGCGGTTACCGCGCCTGTTTCTCCGCAGATGACAAGGATCATGCCCCATTGTGCGAGTTCTGGAAAAAAGCTCGCCAGTGGCCGATCACGGCCATCACGGCCGCCGGAAAAGCGATCTCGCCAGAACAACTGGATAAGATCATCACCTGCCTGGAACAGCGGCTGAAGGTCCGAGACGCCGGTTTTTACTGTGACGGGCGCAGCGTCGGCATGACGGCCCGCGATGAACAGGCGCTCTTTTTCCCCGGCTGCCGTTTCCTCATCGTCGATGATGTGGACTGGAGCGAGCCCGACGGGCCCCGCTGGTACCGTCACGGCGAGGTCGACGGTGACGGCGTCTTTCATACGGACAAAGGGGCGGTTCACACCATGGTGGAACAATTGGCCGCATCGTCCGGCTGTGTCGCCTGTCCTGCCTTGGACTGGCAGCGGGTCAACCTTCGCGTCGCCAGCCTCCCGGATGGGATTAATCCGCGCAAGGACGGCGACTGGGAGTATCGCTTCGACGACGCGGGAACGACGGTGACCGGCATCGTCCGGACGCCGCTGGGGCGGGCCGGTCACGGCCGCTTTGACATGGACACCAGCATGACCAGCGTCCGCGTCGACGAATCGCGCTCGCTCACAAGGACTGCGTCGTCGCCTTCGGGGAAACCGAAGGTGGCCGATGACTTTGGCGGCGCTTCCTCTGCTGCATTGTCTGGGGCTTCGTCTGGGCCTTCGTCTTCTCACCCCCCCGTCTCCCATCCCCTGGACGGCTCCATGGAAGATTTCTTCCGCCCCGTCAAACCGGGCAAGGTCACCTATGCCGATGTGGGCGGTTTAAAGGAAGAACTGCGCCTGCTCCGCGAGGCCGTCGAACTTCCTTTGCGCTACCCGGATCTGGTGCGGACCCTCAACATCACGCCGCCAAAGGGCGTCTTGCTTTACGGACCACCGGGCTGCGGCAAAACCCTGCTCGCCCAGGCCGTGGCCAACGAGGTGGAGGCCACCTTTTTCGCCGTCAAGGGACCGGAGTTTCTCTCCTCCCTCCACGGGCAGAGCGAAAAACGCCTGCGCGAACTCTTCGCCCAGGCCGAGCAGAAGGCCCCCAGCATCATCTTCTTTGACGAGATCGACGCCTTCGCCCTCGACCGCAGCCGGACGACGACCTCCTTCGAGGCAACCCTGGTGGCCCAGTTCCTCTCCCTCATGGACGGCTTTGACCGGCGCGCCCAGGTCGTCGTCATCGCCACGACCAACCGCCTGGACGTGCTCGACAAAGCCCTCCTTCGCCCCGGCCGCTTTGATTACCGTGTCCGCGTAACTGTGCCGACCTTGGAGGACCGCCTGCAGATCTTTAAGCTCCATACGGCCAAGATGCCCCTGGAAGGGACGGTCGACATCAACGACCTAGCGGAAAAGACGCAGGGCTTCACCGGCGCCGACATTGCCGCCCTCTGCGCCAAGGCGGCATTGATGGCGGTGGCCCGGGCGCTGGGGCCGGACATGGACCGCTGGCCGGCCTCCCTCTCCAGCGACTTCACCAGCGCCATCCGGATCACGGGAGAGGATTTCGCGGTGGCGCTGACGCAGGTGCGGGCCTCGGTAGACAAGGACGACAGCGGCGACAGCATCGCATAG
- a CDS encoding chemotaxis protein CheX, translating into MFTQFFGNYLLERNLLTMVQLGEVLTQMKHVRARLGVLAIDAGYMTGEQVDYIHSLQRRQDKRFGELAIQEGYLDAAQLEELLANQSSSYLALSQVLVDSGCFTYDQLSHLLHEFKEQCNISDRDFEALKNDDLDAMVDAFLNLDPLEEKELCRAAFLSFVKNTFRFIESDFRFAQGQFGDQFSFHRLIYTTMSGDYDLCVGLAGDQAVFEQFSSRFSEGLGVADIDMHDSLGEFLNVTCGLFLASLSNQGIDLELQPPALCQEKALSNPQGLFSIPVHLPFGRIDFICSRGIPAITE; encoded by the coding sequence ATGTTTACCCAGTTTTTTGGCAACTACCTTCTCGAACGGAACTTGCTCACGATGGTTCAATTGGGCGAGGTGTTGACCCAGATGAAACATGTCCGGGCGCGCCTGGGCGTCCTGGCGATCGATGCTGGATATATGACAGGGGAGCAGGTCGACTACATCCACAGCCTGCAACGGCGACAAGACAAGCGCTTTGGCGAGCTGGCCATCCAGGAAGGATATCTGGACGCAGCCCAACTGGAAGAGCTGCTGGCCAATCAATCGAGCAGTTATCTCGCCCTGAGCCAAGTGCTAGTCGATAGCGGCTGCTTCACCTACGATCAGTTGTCCCATCTGCTCCATGAATTTAAGGAACAGTGCAACATCAGCGATCGCGATTTTGAAGCCTTGAAAAATGACGATCTGGATGCCATGGTCGATGCCTTCTTGAACCTCGACCCACTGGAGGAAAAGGAACTCTGCCGCGCCGCTTTCCTGAGCTTTGTCAAGAACACCTTCCGCTTCATCGAAAGCGACTTCCGCTTTGCCCAAGGCCAGTTCGGCGATCAGTTCTCCTTCCACCGGCTGATCTATACGACGATGAGCGGCGACTACGACCTGTGCGTCGGATTGGCCGGCGATCAGGCGGTGTTCGAACAGTTTTCCTCCCGCTTCAGCGAAGGCCTGGGTGTCGCCGATATCGACATGCACGATTCCCTCGGCGAGTTCCTCAACGTCACCTGCGGCCTCTTTCTGGCCTCCCTCTCCAACCAGGGGATCGATCTGGAACTGCAGCCGCCCGCCTTGTGCCAGGAAAAAGCGCTGTCAAACCCACAGGGCCTCTTCTCCATCCCTGTTCACCTGCCCTTCGGTCGGATCGATTTTATCTGTAGTCGAGGAATCCCTGCTATCACTGAGTGA
- a CDS encoding response regulator, whose product MARILICDDSNLSRGNLKKILTAKGHEIIGEAVNGEEACKKYGECKPDLVTMDITMPKMDGITALKKIIQENPRAKVIMISALGQAPKILEAVNSGAKNYVTKPFDANKVLTAVDEVLKA is encoded by the coding sequence ATGGCGCGCATTTTGATCTGTGACGATTCCAACCTGTCCCGAGGCAACCTGAAAAAGATACTGACCGCCAAAGGACATGAGATTATCGGTGAGGCTGTCAACGGCGAAGAAGCCTGCAAGAAATACGGTGAGTGCAAACCCGATCTGGTCACCATGGACATCACCATGCCGAAAATGGACGGCATCACCGCGCTCAAGAAAATCATCCAGGAAAACCCCCGGGCCAAGGTGATCATGATCTCCGCCTTGGGCCAAGCGCCAAAGATCTTAGAAGCCGTCAACAGCGGCGCCAAAAACTATGTGACCAAGCCGTTCGACGCCAACAAGGTCCTCACCGCCGTGGATGAGGTATTGAAAGCCTAA
- a CDS encoding ATP-binding protein encodes MGWIGRKGLIPVAVMEEMLLHLPESSGLLEREDTGDHVDVHIAKLMQEAPVVDVNELGSRVLAIFEADENTEGIVVLKLGRAVGLIMRNSFYRTIGQQFGREVFLTRPVNRVMNKQPLIVTPGTDITQIGMLSMSRDQESLYDFILVEEQGRYLGVISIRRFMVELSKRREKQIRLLEKQKKTIKNLMDNAGQGFLSFGQDLIISNEYSLECVGIFGKEIGGLNVLDLFGSYLSEEEGETAAGVLKGLFHAKNSLETHVYISLLPGEIIVAEKSIHCAYKVIPQWEQTTVMVILTDITEKKALEQKMVEEKNNLKLVLKALACQSDIINGMEAFREFFAKTVPEILESDCAAPEKLSEIYRAVHTFKGDFGQFYLSHTAEHLHELEDRLSRLVDCADATTAAIEEIMGSVDSDRCLARDREIITEILGEGFFCQSQTFAVSLDRIIEIERRAAGAFSEEEQRAELLLLIKRLRCTNVKDILAPYQEYVQSLAERLEKGVEPLEIRGDDIFIDKTAYVRFCKSLVHVFRNIVDHGIEDMDSRSESGKPENGTIRLELKDLGDGFTLSIADDGKGIDPDLIRTKAVEKGIFSEEAVAGLSEKDVIEIIFMDRFSTKDEVSILSGRGVGMAAVRAEVESLGGSVEARSEVGKGTEFLFRLPYIVG; translated from the coding sequence ATGGGATGGATCGGACGAAAGGGGTTGATTCCTGTGGCCGTAATGGAAGAGATGCTCCTCCACCTGCCGGAAAGCAGCGGTCTTTTGGAGCGGGAAGACACCGGCGACCACGTTGACGTCCATATCGCCAAACTGATGCAAGAGGCGCCTGTCGTCGATGTGAACGAACTGGGCAGCCGTGTGCTGGCGATCTTCGAAGCCGATGAGAACACGGAAGGCATCGTCGTGTTGAAGCTTGGCCGGGCTGTGGGTCTGATCATGCGCAACAGCTTTTACCGCACGATCGGCCAGCAGTTCGGGCGGGAGGTCTTTCTGACCCGCCCCGTGAACCGGGTCATGAACAAACAGCCGCTGATCGTCACCCCCGGCACGGACATCACCCAGATCGGCATGCTGTCCATGAGCCGCGATCAGGAGAGCCTCTATGATTTCATCCTGGTGGAGGAACAAGGGCGCTATCTCGGCGTCATCAGCATCCGCCGCTTCATGGTGGAACTGTCCAAGCGCAGGGAAAAGCAGATCCGGCTGCTGGAAAAGCAGAAGAAAACCATCAAAAACCTGATGGACAATGCCGGTCAAGGGTTCCTGTCTTTCGGACAAGACCTGATCATTTCCAATGAATACAGCCTTGAATGCGTCGGTATTTTCGGGAAGGAGATCGGCGGCCTCAATGTTCTCGATCTGTTCGGAAGCTATCTTTCGGAAGAGGAAGGGGAGACGGCCGCCGGGGTGCTGAAAGGGCTCTTCCACGCCAAGAACAGCCTGGAGACCCATGTGTACATCTCCTTGCTTCCCGGCGAAATCATAGTGGCGGAAAAGAGCATCCACTGTGCATACAAGGTCATCCCCCAATGGGAACAGACGACGGTGATGGTCATCCTCACGGACATCACCGAGAAAAAAGCCCTCGAACAGAAGATGGTCGAAGAGAAAAACAACCTGAAGCTGGTGCTCAAGGCGCTGGCCTGCCAGAGCGACATCATCAACGGCATGGAGGCTTTTCGCGAGTTCTTTGCAAAAACAGTGCCCGAGATCTTGGAGAGCGACTGCGCCGCCCCAGAGAAACTGTCTGAGATCTACCGCGCCGTCCACACCTTCAAGGGCGATTTCGGCCAGTTCTATCTCTCCCACACGGCAGAACACCTCCATGAACTGGAAGACCGCCTGTCCCGGTTGGTCGACTGCGCCGATGCGACCACAGCGGCCATCGAGGAGATCATGGGCTCTGTCGATAGTGACCGTTGCCTCGCCCGCGACCGGGAGATCATCACCGAGATCCTGGGGGAAGGCTTTTTCTGTCAGAGCCAGACCTTCGCCGTCAGTCTCGACCGGATCATCGAGATCGAACGGCGCGCCGCCGGCGCCTTCTCGGAAGAGGAGCAGCGAGCGGAATTGCTCCTCCTGATCAAGCGACTCCGTTGCACCAACGTCAAGGACATCCTGGCGCCCTACCAGGAATATGTGCAAAGCCTGGCCGAACGGCTGGAAAAAGGCGTCGAACCGCTGGAGATCCGCGGAGACGACATCTTCATCGACAAAACGGCCTATGTCCGGTTCTGCAAATCCCTCGTCCATGTCTTTCGCAACATCGTCGATCACGGCATTGAGGACATGGACAGCCGCAGCGAGTCGGGCAAGCCCGAAAACGGAACGATCCGCCTGGAACTGAAGGACCTGGGCGACGGGTTCACCCTTAGCATCGCCGATGACGGCAAGGGGATAGACCCTGACCTGATCCGGACGAAGGCGGTGGAAAAGGGGATTTTCTCAGAGGAAGCTGTCGCCGGACTCTCGGAAAAGGATGTCATCGAGATCATCTTCATGGACCGGTTTTCCACCAAAGACGAAGTCAGCATCCTTTCCGGTCGCGGTGTCGGGATGGCCGCCGTCCGGGCCGAGGTGGAAAGCCTGGGGGGGAGCGTGGAAGCGCGCTCTGAGGTCGGAAAGGGAACGGAATTCCTTTTTCGCTTGCCCTATATCGTCGGTTAA